TCATGATGAATGTCGCTGTCGCATTGACTGTCCCTTCCTTAACATCACCATAGCGATAATAACGTGCTTTTAAAGGAATATTGACCGGTCCTTCGGTTCTCGTTCTCGCATATTCAATTTTTTGACCAAGAGGAATAGGGGTTGCTTTCTTACCATCCAAAATTTGAATCCCAACACCACTGGCTGTATTGGCATTCGGATTCAGTTTGATAATCCCCCTTTGAGGATCATAAGCTCCTTGAGAACCCGCCTGCAAAAGCATATTCACTTTGATACGTTCGTTGCAATTTAAAGGGATATCGAATGCCTTTTCCGCTGCGGTAGAACTCACTTTAGGTAATTGCATACTGGTTATCGATTCCAATACTACCGGAATGGAATTGTTATCAAGGGTACAAGATCGCGATTCAACCACAATATTGCCGGTACTGAATTGCCCGATTTCGATAGCTTTCCCCACGCCCTTCCCCCCCAGATTGCGTAAATTTACCGTCGCGGTTGCCACAAGCTGAGGAGGATATTGCCCCGGTTTAACTTGGCCGACACGGTAAAATACCAACGCAATTCCAACACTGATTCTTCCGCCATGATCCCGCAATACAACCGTTTTAAGCACCGTACTATTATTCTCTCCCCGTACATATTTTCTATCATGAGGATAGCCGGTCAATCCCCTAATCGCATATCCAATGCCACTATTACCTAAAAGAAAAATTTTTCTGCCATTAAGCGT
This genomic interval from Xenorhabdus doucetiae contains the following:
- a CDS encoding fimbrial protein produces the protein MNISIPSWLLFVPLFFSPCVGYAYADVSCTAPLQTLSSYKISLPVDAPVGQELEKADNRLRLEASPVITCQGKSLDKTEAVLGIKAYGVPSTTLNGRKIFLLGNSGIGYAIRGLTGYPHDRKYVRGENNSTVLKTVVLRDHGGRISVGIALVFYRVGQVKPGQYPPQLVATATVNLRNLGGKGVGKAIEIGQFSTGNIVVESRSCTLDNNSIPVVLESITSMQLPKVSSTAAEKAFDIPLNCNERIKVNMLLQAGSQGAYDPQRGIIKLNPNANTASGVGIQILDGKKATPIPLGQKIEYARTRTEGPVNIPLKARYYRYGDVKEGTVNATATFIMSYE